The following is a genomic window from Burkholderia oklahomensis C6786.
GTTCGCGAGCGGCGTGAGCGACGCGCGGGGCACGGTGCCGCGCTTCGGCGAACAGGTGCTGAGCGTGCCCGTCACGGTGTCCGCGTTCTCGGCTGCGCGGCAGGCGTTCGGACTCGCGGACGTGACGGAATCGGGCAAGCTGCCTTACGTGCTGCGCGGCAAGCTTGCCGGCGGGATGTTCGGCAGCGTGGGCTTCACCGATTCCGGCACGCTCAGCTTGCCGGCGTCGCCGGGCGGTGATGGCGGCGGTTATTGAGCGTGAGGCGGGCGATTCGCGGGTGATCGGGCGCCGGTTATGCGCCGGGCGGACGTGACGTCTTCTGCCGCTTGATGTCGCTATGTCGCGGGAAGCGGCGCTCGCGCATCGTTCCGACCGCGTTGCCCCGATTGATCGGCGTACGCCGCGCACCCGCTCGCCTTCTTTCGCGCGGGGCGCTCGCGAGTCGAGTTCGGCCGCGTGGCGTCAGTCGCCGGCCGCGCGCCGCATGTCGTGCCGCCCGCCCATCGATCGCACCGGCCGGGCCGCTGCGTGCGGTGCCGCACGGAAAGCGCGCGCGCGGCGCGCTACGGTGTCGTGACGAGGCGGCGATGCCGCTCGGCGCGCTTGCGTGTCGAGTTCGCGCGCGTCGCCGTTTCGCGCGCAGCGCCAGCCGTACGATCGATTCCGCCATGTCCGATTCCACCAGTCCGAGCCGTTTCGCGCATGTCGATGCGATGCGCGCCGTCGCCGTGCTGTTCGTCATGTGGACTCACTACGCGGAGCTGTTCGACAAGCTCGCGGGCTCGCAGCATGTGCTCGACGCGTTGCAGCGCTCGGTGAATTTCGGTCGCATCGGCGTCGTCATTTTCTTCTGCATCAGCGGGATGCTGATTCCGACGAGCCTGCGCGGCGCGCCGTCGGAGGGCACGCGCCGCTTCGTCGTGCGTCGCTTTTTTCGGCTCTACCCGGCGTTCTGGCTGTCGCTGCCGCTCGGTTATCTCGT
Proteins encoded in this region:
- a CDS encoding LEA type 2 family protein; the encoded protein is MHAMHRSRFFVGQLLVALAALLALVGCAALTARDPVRVSVVGIEPLVGQGLEMRFDVKLRLQNPNDAPIEYDGVALDLELNGRPFASGVSDARGTVPRFGEQVLSVPVTVSAFSAARQAFGLADVTESGKLPYVLRGKLAGGMFGSVGFTDSGTLSLPASPGGDGGGY